Proteins encoded in a region of the Paenibacillus sp. W2I17 genome:
- a CDS encoding ABC transporter permease, producing MGQLHRNHIQQVARWRHQVLAVQLSMLVCMFLLWEVAGRLRWIDVLLFSYPSKVFAQIGKDIASGELWAHVGVTVGETAVGFLLGTLVGTLLAVLIWWSPFLSKVLDPYMVVFNSMPKVALGPIFIVMFGAGFTAIVMTTLSITVIITTLVVYNSFNEVDPNYIKVIRTFGGDRSEIFTKVVLPASFPAIVSTLKVNVGMAWVGVIVGEFLVAKQGLGYLIIYGFQVFNFTLVLSSLLIIAAVATAMYQLVVYAERKMLAGRR from the coding sequence ATGGGGCAGCTGCATCGGAATCATATTCAGCAGGTGGCCAGATGGCGACATCAAGTGCTTGCCGTACAGTTATCTATGTTAGTATGTATGTTTTTGCTATGGGAAGTGGCAGGCAGACTCCGTTGGATTGATGTACTGTTATTCAGTTATCCGAGTAAGGTTTTTGCCCAGATTGGCAAGGACATCGCTAGTGGCGAGTTGTGGGCACATGTTGGGGTAACCGTAGGGGAAACGGCAGTTGGTTTTTTACTGGGAACACTGGTGGGAACCTTGCTTGCGGTTTTAATTTGGTGGTCTCCTTTTTTGTCCAAAGTGTTGGACCCCTATATGGTTGTGTTCAACAGTATGCCAAAGGTAGCACTTGGCCCAATCTTTATTGTGATGTTCGGCGCGGGTTTTACAGCGATTGTTATGACCACATTGTCCATCACGGTCATTATCACGACACTGGTCGTGTATAACAGCTTCAATGAAGTGGATCCCAATTATATTAAAGTCATTCGTACGTTTGGTGGAGACCGTTCCGAGATTTTTACGAAAGTTGTATTACCTGCTTCTTTTCCGGCGATTGTATCCACCTTAAAAGTGAACGTTGGCATGGCTTGGGTGGGTGTAATTGTGGGTGAGTTTCTGGTCGCCAAACAAGGGTTAGGTTATCTCATTATCTACGGATTCCAGGTATTCAACTTCACACTTGTATTATCAAGTCTGTTAATTATTGCTGCAGTTGCAACAGCCATGTACCAACTTGTTGTCTATGCAGAACGCAAAATGCTGGCTGGCCGCAGGTGA
- a CDS encoding aromatic acid exporter family protein, which yields MGFRVIKTAIAALMAVLIADWCRLPGPTSAGLLAILGVDVTRKRSIRTISARFFASVVGLLFASVLFHFLGFHYWVLAVYILIAFPAIVRVGFKEGIVTGSVVVFRVFGGGEMDVHVILVQIALLLIGLGSAMAVNLAYMPAADPQMLRIRKRIDELFSKIFKEFAATLRNPNEAWAGRELIEADKAILGGIDAAKRSLENQVIHPNEEWSVYFYMRKTQLDSIQHMMHLVSQIYQKMPHAEMVSELFDQLSQDVLTESYTGRTEKLLADVQEEFKRMELPDTREEFEIRSAILQLCRELALYLKVAKKDKAPSPISDRSQSTNE from the coding sequence ATGGGTTTTAGGGTAATTAAAACTGCAATCGCCGCATTAATGGCTGTATTGATTGCAGACTGGTGTCGCTTGCCGGGACCAACATCAGCGGGATTGCTTGCCATTCTTGGCGTGGATGTAACGAGAAAACGAAGTATTCGCACCATATCGGCGCGGTTCTTTGCTTCCGTAGTTGGACTTTTATTTGCAAGTGTACTTTTTCACTTTCTAGGCTTCCATTATTGGGTGCTGGCGGTATACATATTGATCGCATTCCCGGCTATTGTCCGGGTAGGCTTCAAAGAAGGTATTGTTACAGGTTCTGTTGTGGTGTTTCGGGTGTTTGGCGGCGGGGAGATGGACGTGCATGTCATCCTCGTACAAATTGCTTTGCTGTTAATTGGTCTTGGTTCCGCAATGGCGGTTAACCTGGCCTATATGCCGGCAGCAGATCCACAGATGCTGCGCATTCGCAAAAGAATCGATGAACTCTTCTCGAAGATTTTCAAGGAATTTGCGGCCACGCTGCGTAATCCCAATGAAGCATGGGCGGGGAGAGAGCTGATTGAAGCAGATAAAGCGATACTTGGCGGTATTGATGCTGCCAAGCGTTCTCTAGAGAATCAGGTGATTCATCCGAATGAGGAATGGAGTGTCTACTTCTATATGCGCAAAACGCAGCTGGACTCCATCCAGCACATGATGCATCTGGTGTCCCAGATCTATCAGAAGATGCCACATGCGGAAATGGTATCGGAGCTGTTCGATCAGCTTAGTCAGGATGTACTTACTGAATCTTACACCGGACGAACTGAAAAACTTCTTGCGGATGTGCAAGAAGAATTCAAACGTATGGAGCTGCCGGATACAAGGGAAGAATTCGAGATTCGTTCTGCAATTCTCCAGCTGTGCCGTGAACTCGCGCTGTATCTGAAAGTCGCGAAGAAGGACAAAGCACCGTCCCCAATCTCGGACCGGTCCCAATCTACAAACGAATAA